A single window of Zea mays cultivar B73 chromosome 10, Zm-B73-REFERENCE-NAM-5.0, whole genome shotgun sequence DNA harbors:
- the LOC100383051 gene encoding Protein WHAT'S THIS FACTOR 9, mitochondrial-like, which produces MQKVRLKWVKNRGLDHLIERTTSIRASCLLLDHLSRLPGTSPVPARSLARLQKPLGLTVPVLRFLRRHPTLFSEQPHPRFPTLLSFSLTAASHTLLSRLADAYAHDAHLRLARLLLLTRSRSLPLASVLPLRFDLGLPFNFAAAFPASHPGVFAVANNRISLRSTSGLPEDIAVSSLQRRHAAAIDSATYRALSRPPSSSSAPLAFPMRFPRGYGGMKKVKAWMDEFHRLPYISPYDDASGIDPESDIYEKRNIGLLHELLGLTVHKMVRRNAIRLLREELGLPHKFTRLFTRYPGVFYLSLKCKTTTVVLREGYERGKLVEQHPLAAVRDKVHYVMRTGVLYRGKGLSKLVLDEDVTEEEGALNGEEFEGEGMDGDADVECFRMEIVDDDGSADDVDDEGYSDG; this is translated from the coding sequence ATGCAGAAGGTGCGGCTCAAATGGGTGAAGAACCGGGGCCTGGATCACCTGATCGAGCGCACCACCTCAATCCGCGCGTCCTGCCTGCTGCTCGACCACCTCTCGCGCCTCCCTGGTACCTCCCCCGTGCCGGCGCGCTCCCTCGCACGCCTCCAAAAGCCGCTTGGCCTGACGGTGCCTGTGCTTCGCTTCCTTCGCCGCCATCCCACGCTCTTCTCCGAGCAACCGCACCCTCGGTTCCCCACGCTGCTCTCCTTTTCCCTCACGGCTGCGTCACACACCCTCCTGTCCCGCCTTGCCGATGCCTATGCGCACGACGCGCACCTCCGCCTCGCGCGCCTCCTCCTCCTCACCCGCTCCAGGTCGCTCCCGCTCGCCTCCGTGCTCCCGCTCCGCTTCGACCTCGGACTGCCGTTCAACTTCGCCGCCGCGTTCCCGGCCTCCCACCCCGGTGTCTTCGCCGTCGCCAACAACCGCATCTCCCTACGGTCCACCTCCGGCCTCCCCGAGGACATCGCCGTCTCCTCTCTCCAACGCCGCCACGCCGCGGCCATCGACTCCGCGACCTACCGCGCGCTGTCCCGGCCGCCGTCCTCGTCGAGCGCCCCGCTCGCGTTCCCGATGCGATTCCCGCGGGGGTACGGCGGGATGAAGAAGGTCAAGGCCTGGATGGATGAGTTCCACCGCCTTCCCTACATCTCGCCGTACGACGACGCGTCAGGGATCGACCCTGAGAGCGACATTTACGAGAAGAGGAACATCGGCTTGCTACATGAGCTACTTGGGCTAACGGTGCACAAGATGGTGCGGAGGAACGCCATCCGGCTTCTTCGGGAAGAGCTGGGCCTGCCACACAAGTTCACTAGGCTGTTCACGCGGTACCCTGGAGTGTTCTACCTGTCGTTGAAGTGCAAGACAACGACTGTGGTGCTTCGTGAGGGGTACGAGAGAGGTAAGCTCGTGGAGCAGCATCCCCTGGCTGCTGTGAGGGACAAGGTGCATTATGTGATGCGCACTGGAGTGCTGTACCGTGGAAAAGGTTTGTCCAAGCTTGTTCTGGATGAGGATGTCACTGAGGAAGAGGGTGCACTGAATGGGGAGGAATTTGAAGGGGAGGGAATGGATGGGGATGCTGATGTCGAGTGCTTCAGAATGGAGATTGTGGATGACGATGGGTCTGCTGATGATGTGGATGATGAAGGTTATAGTGATGGTTGA
- the LOC100285441 gene encoding uncharacterized isoform X1 — protein sequence MEAVDKIAEPKDPFVLTAQKVQSSEPPIPIKASCEGNDSQQQEETDLPDDGEESFRSMDSSDEGVRSSFSGASHPPEPIDMDIMKTVYVAIDEKSEPPVSLVRGVSVKGPFIDDLSIRVTGAKANLVVGAGGAEGMAEERKVSASAVASVTTARSSQATSLPQDSEEKECVWDASLPPSGNVSPHSSIDSMGVVTAMSTLNSCTSTYKSETIAGEAMLNVERNCESVKGVRGDLLESAKTSMSRASDSSVVSDDSSWSHITGGASKPHKGNDPRWKAIHAVRTRDSVLGMSHFRLLKRLGCGDIGSVYLSELSGTRCYFAMKVMDKASLASRKKLNRAQTEREILQLLDHPFLPTLYTHFETDRFSCLVMEFCPGGDLHTLRQRQPGKHFSEYAARFYAAEVLLALEYLHMLGVVYRDLKPENVLVRDDGHIMLSDFDLSLRCAVSPTLIRTSAFDSDPRRAGGSFCVQPACIEPTSACIQPACFLPKFFGQKSKKKTRKARSELGHNAGTLPELVAEPTSARSMSFVGTHEYLAPEIIKGEGHGSAVDWWTFGIFLHELLYGKTPFKGSGNRATLFNVVGQQLKFPESPSTSYSSRDLIRGLLVKEPQSRLGVKRGATEIKQHAFFEGVNWALIRCSTPPEVPRPVEAELPVKYGVAEAIGSNSKRVVGADVKSAGKYLDFEFF from the exons ATGGAGGCTGTAGACAAGATTGCTGAGCCCAAAGACCCTTTTGTGCTCACTGCCCAGAAGGTTCAGAGCTCGGAGCCACCGATACCTATAAAGGCGTCATGTGAAGGGAATGACTCCCAACAGCAAGAAGAGACGGATTTGCCAGATGATGGCGAAGAGAGCTTCCGGAGCATGGATTCCTCTGATGAAGGTGTCCGGAGCTCCTTCTCTGGGGCTAGTCACCCTCCAGAGCCTATTGACATGGATATCATGAAGACAGTCTATGTTGCAATCGACGAGAAGTCCGAGCCACCGGTTAGTTTAGTGCGAGGAGTCTCGGTGAAGGGGCCTTTCATAGATGACCTCTCGATCCGTGTTACAGGCGCAAAGGCAAATCTGGTGGTAGGTGCAGGCGGTGCTGAAGGTATGGCTGAAGAGAGGAAGGTATCTGCTTCTGCAGTGGCATCAGTCACCACAGCAAGGTCGTCTCAGGCTACCTCTTTGCCTCAGGACTCGGAGGAGAAGGAGTGCGTCTGGGACGCTTCACTCCCTCCGAGTGGCAATGTTAGCCCTCACAGTAGTATTGACAGCATGGGTGTGGTCACTGCTATGAGCACCCTCAACAGCTGCACGAGCACATATAAAAGCGAGACCATAGCTGGTGAAGCAATGCTCAATGTGGAGAGGAACTGTGAGAGTGTAAAGGGTGTTCGAGGTGACTTACTAGAAAGTGCAAAAACCAGCATGAGTCGAGCAAGTGATAGCAGTGTTGTTAGTGATGACAGCAGCTGGAGCCACATCACTGGAGGTGCCAGCAAGCCTCACAAGGGGAATGATCCTAGATGGAAGGCAATTCATGCTGTACGAACTCGTGATAGCGTGCTTGGAATGAGCCATTTTAGACTACTAAAGCGTCTTGGTTGTGGTGACATTGGCAGTGTTTACCTCTCAGAATTAAGTGGAACTCGGTGCTACTTTGCAATGAAGgtaatggacaaggcatccttggCAAGTAGGAAAAAGTTAAATAGGGCTCAAACTGAAAGGGAGATTCTACAGCTTCTTGACCACCCATTCCTCCCAACGTTGTATACACATTTTGAAACCGACAGGTTCTCTTGTTTGGTGATGGAATTCTGTCCAGGTGGTGATCTGCATACTTTGCGACAGAGACAACCAGGAAAGCATTTCTCTGAGTATGCTGCAAG GTTTTATGCCGCAGAAGTACTTCTAGCTCTGGAGTATCTACACATGTTGGGAGTGGTCTATAGAGATCTGAAGCCTGAAAATGTTCTTGTGCGCGATGATGGGCACATAATGCTTTCAGACTTTGACCTCTCGCTGAGATGTGCAGTCTCACCTACACTCATCAGAACATCAGCTTTCGATTCTGATcccagaagagcaggtggttctttCTGTGTACAGCCTGCTTGCATAGAACCTACTTCAGCTTGTATCCAGCCTGCGTGCTTCCTCCCCAAATTCTTCGGACAGAAGAGCAAGAAGAAGACTCGAAAGGCAAGGTCTGAGTTGGGACATAACGCCGGCACCCTGCCCGAGCTTGTTGCCGAGCCAACATCAGCTCGGTCGATGTCATTTGTCGGGACCCATGAATACTTGGCCCCTGAAATCATCAAAGGCGAAGGGCACGGAAGCGCTGTCGACTGGTGGACCTTCGGCATCTTCCTGCATGAGCTGCTGTACGGCAAGACCCCGTTCAAGGGGTCAGGGAACCGCGCCACCCTGTTCAACGTGGTAGGCCAGCAACTGAAATTTCCGGAGTCGCCGTCCACAAGCTACTCGAGCAGAGACCTCATCCGTGGGCTCTTGGTCAAGGAGCCGCAGAGCCGCCTGGGCGTGAAGCGGGGAGCGACAGAGATAAAGCAGCATGCCTTCTTCGAGGGTGTGAACTGGGCTCTCATCCGGTGCAGCACTCCTCCCGAGGTCCCGAGGCCTGTTGAGGCCGAGCTGCCTGTGAAGTATGGGGTGGCGGAGGCGATCGGGAGCAACAGCAAGCGGGTAGTCGGAGCAGACGTGAAGTCGGCCGGAAAATACCTGGACTTTGAGTTCTTTTAA
- the LOC100282795 gene encoding ubiquitin carboxyl-terminal hydrolase isozyme L3 isoform X1, with product MVKRWLPLEANPDVMNQFMWGLGVPEDVGFCDVYGLDDELLAMVPQPVLAVLLLYPQDRSKESQASATSSVETKEPSKNVYFTKQTVGNACGTVGIIHALGNATSRIKRAAFLEEDEEMENAHSIAATAGDTEAKDGVIEHYICFSCVDGELYELDGGTSQPIPHGPSTPDTLLQDAAEVIKARIAMYSQSNNFNVMALSGKAI from the exons atggtgaagcgatggctTCCCCTCGAGGCCAACCCCGACGTCATGAACCAG TTCATGTGGGGACTGGGGGTCCCCGAGGACGTGGGGTTCTGCGACGTGTACGGCCTCGATGACGAGTTGCTCGCCATGGTGCCCCAGCCGGTGCTCGCGGTCCTACTTCTCTACCCCCAG GACCGGAGCAAGGAGTCCCAAGCTTCAGCTACCTCGTCGGTGGAGACCAAG GAGCCCAGCAAGAACGTATATTTCACAAAGCAAACTGTTGGGAATGCCTGTGGCACAGTTGGTATTATTCATGCACTGGGGAATGCTACTTCCAGAATCAAG CGTGCTGCATTTCTTGAGGAGGACGAGGAAATGGAGAATGCTCATTCCATTGCCGCTACTGCTGGTGACACAGAG GCCAAGGACGGTGTAATTGAACATTACATTTGTTTCTCTTGTGTCGATG GAGAGCTTTATGAGCTTGATGGGGGGACATCACAGCCAATACCCCATGGGCCTTCCACTCCTGATACCTTGTTGCAG GATGCTGCAGAAGTTATAAAAGCAAGAATCGCCATGTATTCACAGTCAAACAACTTCAATGTCATGGCTCTTTCAGGCAAAGCGATATAG
- the LOC100282795 gene encoding ubiquitin carboxyl-terminal hydrolase isozyme L3, with translation MVKRWLPLEANPDVMNQFMWGLGVPEDVGFCDVYGLDDELLAMVPQPVLAVLLLYPQDRSKESQASATSSVETKEPSKNVYFTKQTVGNACGTVGIIHALGNATSRIKLGEGSYFDRFYKRTADMDPIQRAAFLEEDEEMENAHSIAATAGDTEAKDGVIEHYICFSCVDGELYELDGGTSQPIPHGPSTPDTLLQDAAEVIKARIAMYSQSNNFNVMALSGKAI, from the exons atggtgaagcgatggctTCCCCTCGAGGCCAACCCCGACGTCATGAACCAG TTCATGTGGGGACTGGGGGTCCCCGAGGACGTGGGGTTCTGCGACGTGTACGGCCTCGATGACGAGTTGCTCGCCATGGTGCCCCAGCCGGTGCTCGCGGTCCTACTTCTCTACCCCCAG GACCGGAGCAAGGAGTCCCAAGCTTCAGCTACCTCGTCGGTGGAGACCAAG GAGCCCAGCAAGAACGTATATTTCACAAAGCAAACTGTTGGGAATGCCTGTGGCACAGTTGGTATTATTCATGCACTGGGGAATGCTACTTCCAGAATCAAGTTAG GTGAGGGGTCATATTTTGATAGATTTTATAAACGAACTGCTGACATGGATCCTATCCAG CGTGCTGCATTTCTTGAGGAGGACGAGGAAATGGAGAATGCTCATTCCATTGCCGCTACTGCTGGTGACACAGAG GCCAAGGACGGTGTAATTGAACATTACATTTGTTTCTCTTGTGTCGATG GAGAGCTTTATGAGCTTGATGGGGGGACATCACAGCCAATACCCCATGGGCCTTCCACTCCTGATACCTTGTTGCAG GATGCTGCAGAAGTTATAAAAGCAAGAATCGCCATGTATTCACAGTCAAACAACTTCAATGTCATGGCTCTTTCAGGCAAAGCGATATAG
- the LOC100282795 gene encoding ubiquitin carboxyl-terminal hydrolase isozyme L3 isoform X2, which translates to MTSCSPWCPSRCSRSYFSTPRTGARSPKLQLPRRWRPRSPARTYISQSKLLGMPVAQLVLFMHWGMLLPESSEGSYFDRFYKRTADMDPIQRAAFLEEDEEMENAHSIAATAGDTEAKDGVIEHYICFSCVDGELYELDGGTSQPIPHGPSTPDTLLQDAAEVIKARIAMYSQSNNFNVMALSGKAI; encoded by the exons ATGACGAGTTGCTCGCCATGGTGCCCCAGCCGGTGCTCGCGGTCCTACTTCTCTACCCCCAG GACCGGAGCAAGGAGTCCCAAGCTTCAGCTACCTCGTCGGTGGAGACCAAG GAGCCCAGCAAGAACGTATATTTCACAAAGCAAACTGTTGGGAATGCCTGTGGCACAGTTGGTATTATTCATGCACTGGGGAATGCTACTTCCAGAATCAA GTGAGGGGTCATATTTTGATAGATTTTATAAACGAACTGCTGACATGGATCCTATCCAG CGTGCTGCATTTCTTGAGGAGGACGAGGAAATGGAGAATGCTCATTCCATTGCCGCTACTGCTGGTGACACAGAG GCCAAGGACGGTGTAATTGAACATTACATTTGTTTCTCTTGTGTCGATG GAGAGCTTTATGAGCTTGATGGGGGGACATCACAGCCAATACCCCATGGGCCTTCCACTCCTGATACCTTGTTGCAG GATGCTGCAGAAGTTATAAAAGCAAGAATCGCCATGTATTCACAGTCAAACAACTTCAATGTCATGGCTCTTTCAGGCAAAGCGATATAG